A portion of the Blastopirellula sediminis genome contains these proteins:
- a CDS encoding aromatic ring-hydroxylating oxygenase subunit alpha, with protein sequence MDYSFDPSIPIEAAPTPPASWYTDPTFLAVEKAEVFEKAWIVVGRADQVAEPGSYFTANLSGNPILVLRDEAGTLRAMHNVCRHHAAVVAQESGRACELVCPYHGWTYHLDGRLKRAPQMGKMIDFRLPDFSLPPISVEAWGPFVLVDLDGPAGGENNPRDLPCDVNPIVAPLQELGFENMNWIERRVYTIECNWKVFVDNSLDGGYHVSYAHEQLAAGLEFEGYATHIYDRSSVQICQTKGTDGRLGEKVTYAWLYPNFFINRYGRMMDTNLVLPLGVDKCQVVFDFYADFDDVEEWRAKRMIRNSIHQSHVIQLEDIAVCESAQVGLQSLSFTRGRYSSKLERSVHAFHSMLWNEIQKALPS encoded by the coding sequence ATGGATTATTCTTTCGATCCCTCCATTCCGATCGAAGCGGCGCCGACTCCGCCTGCCTCATGGTACACCGATCCTACTTTCCTGGCAGTCGAAAAAGCGGAGGTCTTTGAAAAAGCGTGGATCGTCGTCGGCCGAGCCGACCAGGTCGCTGAACCCGGCAGCTATTTCACCGCCAACCTGAGCGGCAATCCCATCCTCGTCCTCCGCGATGAAGCCGGAACGTTGCGCGCGATGCACAACGTTTGCCGGCATCACGCCGCCGTCGTCGCCCAAGAGAGCGGACGCGCCTGTGAATTGGTGTGCCCCTATCACGGCTGGACGTATCATTTGGACGGTCGCCTGAAACGGGCGCCGCAGATGGGAAAAATGATCGATTTTCGCCTTCCTGATTTTTCGCTGCCGCCGATCAGCGTCGAAGCGTGGGGCCCCTTTGTTCTGGTCGATCTCGATGGTCCGGCTGGAGGCGAAAACAATCCTCGGGACCTTCCCTGCGACGTCAATCCGATCGTGGCGCCCCTTCAGGAACTCGGCTTCGAGAACATGAATTGGATTGAACGGCGCGTTTATACGATCGAATGCAATTGGAAGGTTTTCGTCGACAACTCCCTCGACGGAGGCTATCACGTCTCTTACGCGCACGAGCAACTTGCGGCCGGGCTTGAATTTGAGGGTTACGCGACTCATATTTATGACCGCTCGTCCGTGCAGATCTGCCAAACCAAGGGAACCGATGGACGGCTGGGCGAGAAGGTTACGTACGCCTGGCTTTATCCGAATTTTTTTATCAATCGCTATGGAAGGATGATGGATACCAACCTGGTCCTGCCGCTCGGCGTCGACAAGTGCCAGGTCGTATTCGACTTTTACGCCGACTTTGACGACGTCGAAGAGTGGCGCGCCAAGCGGATGATTCGCAATTCGATCCACCAGAGTCACGTCATCCAACTAGAAGACATCGCCGTATGCGAGTCGGCGCAGGTCGGGTTGCAGTCGCTCTCTTTCACTCGCGGCCGATATTCCTCGAAGCTGGAACGATCGGTACACGCTTTTCACTCGATGCTGTGGAACGAGATCCAGAAAGCCCTGCCGTCATGA
- a CDS encoding ABC transporter ATP-binding protein produces the protein MTVLDIVDVSHAYGPKKVLNHVNLRVGAGQIMALIGPSGCGKSTLLRAILGTHPPTSGQVLVGESEVTSPNRDVGIVYQHYSLYDFLTARENVAFGLKLDQTSTPFRVFNYFAWRQLRKLHLEQADDFLEKVGLSAARDLYPNQMSGGMRQRVAIAQALIMQPKILLLDEPFGALDEAMREELQLMLLHLYAENVRARGEGLVPPHTIVMVTHELNEALFVSDRVVGLSQFHEDGANGATVVYDRPAPIFKPDEPKDISRFVEQKEELIRCIFSPKFQRDHRKFITFWDELEKQQNAQTASSS, from the coding sequence ATGACCGTTCTCGATATTGTTGACGTTTCGCACGCCTACGGTCCGAAAAAAGTGCTCAACCATGTCAACCTGCGCGTCGGCGCTGGGCAGATTATGGCGTTGATCGGCCCCAGCGGCTGCGGCAAGTCGACTTTATTGCGAGCAATTCTGGGGACGCACCCACCGACATCCGGCCAAGTTCTGGTTGGCGAGAGCGAAGTCACCTCCCCCAATCGCGACGTCGGCATCGTCTATCAGCATTACAGCTTGTACGATTTTTTAACCGCACGCGAGAACGTAGCGTTTGGACTCAAGCTGGATCAGACGTCGACGCCGTTTCGCGTGTTCAATTATTTCGCGTGGCGACAGCTTCGCAAGCTGCACTTGGAGCAAGCGGACGATTTTCTAGAGAAAGTCGGGCTCAGCGCAGCGCGAGATCTCTATCCCAATCAGATGTCGGGCGGAATGCGGCAGCGCGTCGCCATCGCCCAGGCGTTGATCATGCAGCCGAAGATCCTGCTCTTGGACGAACCGTTCGGCGCCTTAGACGAGGCGATGCGCGAGGAGTTGCAGTTGATGCTGTTGCACCTCTATGCGGAAAACGTCCGGGCTCGCGGCGAGGGGCTCGTTCCGCCGCATACGATCGTCATGGTGACGCATGAATTGAACGAGGCGTTGTTCGTCAGCGACCGCGTCGTCGGCCTGTCGCAATTTCATGAAGACGGCGCTAATGGCGCGACGGTCGTGTACGATCGCCCGGCGCCGATCTTCAAGCCGGACGAGCCAAAAGATATCAGCCGGTTCGTCGAGCAGAAGGAAGAGCTGATTCGCTGCATTTTCAGTCCGAAGTTCCAGCGTGATCACCGGAAGTTCATCACCTTCTGGGACGAGCTGGAAAAACAGCAAAACGCTCAGACGGCGTCCTCGTCGTAG
- a CDS encoding AAA family ATPase, with translation MNPNHEFFSELARLLNSGQSRSVVLCGNIYDLLWDGSNYVPLNSFLFQKTKTSGLIQLVYELNGPIRTDEAALMKLRGAWVEWKSGVDANLLALQDLQQKGSKLEFYQAEFDRHMRDATGNPTLALELLRQLTICSRAALRENLLIIIEAADMLLPEAGNLAALNDRQLHRISIVHDWFGDPEFAEGSDSVCLLAESRSLIHSRISRMPQVLSVDVPAPSLEHREGYVKHFLENKTPAPKLWSTPRALAECTAGLSIQALRQMLAGAAYSGDSLTVDRVFDKVEEYIRTQLGDDVVEFKKPSHTLQDVVGFSDLKDFLHRELIPRFKAKGSKALPGAAVAGAIGSGKTFIFEAVAAELDLPVLVLKNIRSQWFGQTDVIFERLRRVLDALDKVVIFVDEADTQFGSVDANAHETERRLTGKIQAMMSDRQLRGRVLWLLMTARIHLLSPDIRRPGRVGDLIIPVLDPVGEDRLAFIRWLLGAVEFEVEEGPTVEQQVQELDQSVLAPDYSAAAFASLRSLLAALEPKTWEEVRAAIHDQIPPEIGATREYQTLQALLNCTRRSLLPDPDVTDEVREDWRKRIQQLELQGVR, from the coding sequence ATGAACCCCAATCACGAGTTCTTTTCCGAACTGGCGCGTCTGTTGAACTCGGGCCAGTCGCGCAGCGTGGTGTTGTGCGGAAATATTTACGATTTGCTGTGGGATGGATCCAATTACGTTCCCCTCAACTCGTTTCTGTTTCAAAAGACCAAAACCAGCGGGTTGATCCAACTGGTCTATGAACTGAACGGCCCGATCCGTACCGACGAAGCCGCGTTGATGAAGCTCCGCGGCGCTTGGGTCGAATGGAAATCTGGCGTCGACGCCAATTTGCTCGCCTTGCAGGATCTCCAACAAAAGGGCTCGAAACTCGAGTTTTATCAGGCCGAGTTCGATCGCCACATGCGCGACGCCACCGGCAATCCGACGCTGGCGCTTGAATTGCTGCGGCAACTAACGATTTGTTCGCGAGCGGCGCTTCGCGAGAATCTGCTGATCATCATCGAAGCGGCTGACATGCTTCTTCCGGAAGCGGGGAACCTCGCCGCGCTCAATGACCGTCAATTGCACCGCATCAGCATCGTCCATGATTGGTTCGGCGACCCCGAATTCGCCGAAGGTTCGGACTCGGTCTGCTTGTTAGCCGAATCGCGGAGCTTGATCCATAGCCGCATTTCGCGGATGCCGCAGGTTCTCAGCGTCGACGTGCCCGCTCCATCGCTTGAACATCGTGAGGGGTACGTCAAACACTTCCTGGAAAACAAGACTCCGGCGCCTAAACTCTGGTCGACGCCCAGGGCGCTTGCCGAATGCACCGCTGGTCTCTCGATTCAGGCCCTACGGCAAATGCTGGCCGGCGCCGCCTATTCCGGCGATTCGCTCACCGTCGATCGCGTTTTCGACAAGGTCGAAGAATACATTCGTACGCAACTCGGCGACGACGTCGTCGAATTCAAGAAACCGAGCCACACGCTCCAGGACGTCGTCGGGTTTTCGGATCTCAAAGATTTTCTCCATCGAGAGCTGATTCCCCGCTTCAAGGCGAAGGGCTCCAAAGCGCTTCCTGGCGCGGCGGTCGCGGGTGCGATCGGCAGCGGCAAGACGTTCATCTTCGAGGCGGTCGCCGCCGAACTCGACTTGCCGGTCTTGGTCTTGAAAAACATTCGCAGTCAATGGTTCGGACAGACCGACGTTATTTTTGAACGTCTCCGCCGCGTGCTCGATGCGCTCGACAAAGTCGTCATCTTCGTCGACGAGGCGGACACGCAATTTGGCAGCGTCGACGCCAACGCCCATGAGACCGAGCGCCGTCTGACCGGCAAGATCCAGGCGATGATGAGCGACCGACAACTTCGTGGACGTGTCCTTTGGTTGCTAATGACCGCCCGAATTCACTTGCTTTCTCCCGACATTCGTCGCCCAGGCCGCGTCGGCGACTTGATCATTCCGGTGCTCGATCCGGTCGGCGAAGATCGTCTCGCGTTCATCCGCTGGCTGCTTGGCGCGGTAGAGTTCGAGGTAGAAGAGGGGCCGACGGTCGAACAGCAAGTGCAGGAATTGGACCAATCGGTGCTGGCGCCGGACTATTCGGCGGCGGCGTTCGCTTCGCTCCGCTCACTGCTCGCCGCACTCGAACCGAAGACTTGGGAAGAAGTTCGCGCCGCAATTCACGACCAAATTCCGCCTGAGATTGGCGCCACGCGCGAGTATCAGACCTTGCAGGCCCTGCTAAACTGCACCCGGCGCTCTCTGTTGCCGGATCCCGACGTCACCGATGAAGTTCGTGAAGATTGGCGAAAACGAATCCAGCAGCTAGAGCTTCAAGGCGTTCGCTAG